From a region of the Mauremys mutica isolate MM-2020 ecotype Southern chromosome 12, ASM2049712v1, whole genome shotgun sequence genome:
- the LOC123346988 gene encoding olfactory receptor 2B2-like → MTLLGNTTIILVSWLDPHLHTPMYFFLRNLSFLDLCYTTSAGPQTLLNFRRTHKSISWAGCVAQLYVSLSLGCTECLLLAIMAYDRYAAICQSLRYTAIMSHRFCLQLVATAWLCSFGNSMLHTIRTMRLPRCGRNQIDNFFCEVPALLKLACVDTSANEAEVLASSVVFLLFPLGFILMSYGYIGATVLKIRSAKGRLKAFNTCASHLAVVSIFYGTAISTYLQPPSSYSQHQGKIVALFYGMVAPMLNPLIYTLRNKEMHRALQRALRRNMTAQGV, encoded by the coding sequence ATGACCTTGCTTGGAAACACCACCATCATATTGGTCTCATGGCTCGACCCTCATCTCCACAcacccatgtatttcttcctcaggaACCTCTCTTTCCTGGACCTCTGCTACACCACCAGCGCTGGCCCCCAGACACTGCTGAATTTCCGAAGGACCCACAAATCCATCTCTTGGGCTGGCTGCGTGGCCCAGCTTTACGTCTCCCTCTCTCTGGGTTGCAccgagtgcctcctgctggccatcatgGCCTATGACCGTTATGCCGCCATCTGCCAGTCGCTGCGCTACACAGCCATCATGAGCCACCGCTTCTGCCTGCAGCTGGTGGCCACCGCCTGGTTGTGCAGCTTCGGCAACTCCATGCTGCATACCATTCGCACCATGAGGCTGCCCCGGTGTGGGCGGAACCAAATCGATAACTTCTTCTGTGAGGTGCCGGCACTGCTCAAACTGGCCTGTGTCGACACCTCTGCCAATGAGGCCGAGGTCCTCGCCAGCTCAGTGGTTTTCCTGCTGTTTCCACTGGGCTTCATCCTGATGTCCTATGGCTACATAGGCGCCACCGTGCTGAAGATTCGCTCCGCGAAAGGCAGGCTCAAGGCCTTCAACACCTGTGCCTCCCACCTGGCCGTGGTGTCGATCTTTTATGGCACGGCCATTTCCACGTATCTACAGCCTCCATCCAGCTACTCCCAGCACCAGGGCAAGATAGTAGCCCTCTTCTATGGCATGGTGGCCCCCATGctcaaccccctcatctacacgctgaggaacaaggagatgcACAGGGCACTGCAGA